One window of the Streptomyces sp. NBC_00259 genome contains the following:
- a CDS encoding MFS transporter produces the protein MNLGRTKDQAPPPHRPGAVLAALAAAQFAVMLATSIVNVALPQIRAGVNLSDGGTTWVINAYGLAFGALLLAGGRAADLLGRRRVLIAGLALFAGASLAAGLATSTGVLIAARAVQGLGAAAIAPAALALAMDLYPSGSGRGKALGVWGAVSGAGGAGGVLLGGVLTQAWGWPWIFHAVALGAVLVLIAVAALVPEAAVRESARFDLLGTVTVTLALTCLVWGLTTARGTGWTDARVLGALAGAGTLLAAFVVIEIRRPNALIPPRLFTTGRVAAGNLLMALLGSVWIALFFFLPLYQQQALGMDPLATGVGQLPLAVANMLGAAVAPRISRRIGGTATVTAALLTEAAGLLWLSRLSADGGYLTDVLGPSILVGLGLSIAFVQLTALAVDGVPPQDAGLAGGLVNTTRQVGGAIGLAALATLAGSVTAHASTHQSHVEALSSGYRAAFFVSAAVLAAAALLALPLTRHSRTNRTNRGALPPAAAVSTTPRPRDRAAPYAPTT, from the coding sequence ATGAACCTTGGACGCACGAAGGACCAGGCACCCCCACCTCACCGGCCGGGAGCCGTACTCGCGGCGCTCGCCGCCGCGCAGTTCGCCGTCATGCTCGCCACCTCGATCGTGAACGTGGCGCTGCCGCAGATCCGTGCCGGTGTGAACCTGTCGGACGGCGGCACCACATGGGTGATCAACGCCTACGGCCTGGCGTTCGGGGCGCTGCTCCTGGCCGGAGGGAGGGCGGCCGACCTCCTCGGCCGTCGCCGGGTGCTGATCGCCGGCCTCGCACTGTTCGCGGGAGCCTCGCTGGCAGCGGGACTGGCCACCTCCACGGGCGTCCTGATCGCCGCCCGCGCCGTGCAGGGACTTGGCGCCGCCGCCATCGCCCCGGCCGCACTCGCACTGGCGATGGACCTGTACCCGTCCGGCTCCGGACGTGGCAAAGCCCTGGGCGTGTGGGGCGCGGTATCCGGTGCGGGAGGGGCGGGAGGCGTCCTGCTGGGCGGCGTGCTCACCCAGGCGTGGGGCTGGCCCTGGATCTTCCACGCCGTCGCGCTCGGGGCGGTGCTGGTCCTCATCGCCGTGGCGGCCCTGGTGCCAGAGGCTGCTGTTCGGGAGTCCGCGCGATTCGACCTCCTGGGCACCGTCACCGTCACACTGGCCCTGACCTGCCTGGTCTGGGGCCTGACCACCGCACGCGGCACCGGCTGGACGGACGCCCGAGTGCTCGGCGCCCTCGCCGGTGCCGGCACACTGCTCGCGGCCTTCGTCGTGATCGAGATCCGCCGGCCGAACGCGCTGATACCCCCGCGACTGTTCACCACCGGCCGCGTCGCCGCCGGAAACCTGTTGATGGCCCTGCTGGGGTCCGTGTGGATCGCCCTGTTCTTCTTCCTGCCGCTCTACCAGCAGCAGGCCCTCGGAATGGACCCCTTGGCCACCGGAGTGGGCCAACTCCCCCTCGCCGTGGCCAATATGCTCGGCGCCGCTGTCGCACCCCGTATCTCCCGGCGCATCGGCGGCACCGCAACGGTGACCGCGGCCCTGCTCACCGAGGCCGCCGGACTGCTGTGGCTGTCACGGCTCAGCGCCGACGGCGGCTACCTCACCGACGTCCTCGGTCCGAGCATCCTTGTCGGACTCGGGCTGAGCATCGCCTTCGTCCAGCTCACCGCACTCGCCGTGGACGGTGTCCCGCCTCAGGACGCGGGTCTGGCCGGCGGGCTGGTGAACACCACCCGCCAGGTCGGCGGCGCGATCGGTCTCGCCGCCCTGGCCACCCTCGCCGGCTCCGTCACCGCCCACGCATCCACCCACCAGTCCCACGTGGAGGCGCTCAGCTCCGGTTACCGAGCCGCCTTCTTCGTCTCGGCCGCGGTTCTGGCCGCCGCCGCACTCCTCGCCCTGCCACTCACCCGACACAGCCGCACCAACCGCACCAACCGCGGCGCCCTCCCGCCCGCCGCGGCCGTCTCCACGACGCCGCGCCCGCGGGACCGGGCCGCCCCGTACGCACCCACCACCTGA
- a CDS encoding nuclear transport factor 2 family protein, producing the protein MTTPTDITRAINDLLFTPGLDLTEALDRHFTPDYRQRTDGVWSDRAAFTQHMTRLRSLVRSGHIEVHDEFRDGLRYADRHTVTLTQHNGRTSRTEVYLFAECAPDGRFQRVEETTLLLTGHPDDQNLGLID; encoded by the coding sequence ATGACGACACCGACCGACATCACCAGAGCCATCAACGACCTGCTGTTCACCCCGGGCCTCGACCTCACCGAAGCCCTCGACCGGCACTTCACGCCCGACTACCGCCAGCGCACCGACGGCGTATGGAGCGACCGCGCAGCCTTCACCCAGCACATGACACGCCTGCGGTCCCTGGTCCGCAGCGGACACATCGAGGTCCACGACGAGTTCCGCGACGGACTGCGCTACGCCGACCGCCACACCGTCACCCTCACCCAGCACAACGGCCGCACCTCCCGCACCGAGGTCTACCTCTTCGCCGAGTGCGCCCCCGACGGCCGCTTCCAACGCGTCGAGGAAACCACCCTCCTGCTCACCGGCCACCCCGACGACCAGAACCTGGGACTCATCGACTGA
- a CDS encoding cytochrome P450, cyclodipeptide synthase-associated codes for MTMVTPHFSVLSEDFAADPYRYFAPLREQAPVHYEPAIDSYFLSRYHDVKRVLTDHQAFSTETLQVRAEPVMRGPVLAQMTGAEHTAKRKIVVRSFTGQALHDQMRAIHANAAELIAPFLPRGRVDLVNDFGRPLAVHVTLDVLGLDKQDWRQVAAWHSGVAEFITSITLTAERRRHCLDCAEQLEAYLVPLIEQRRHRPGDDLISKLCTAEFDGITMDNREVTALVINVLAAATEPADKTLALLFKHLIDHPEQMAQVRQDPNLLTAAIAETLRYTPPVQLIPRQVEQDAVFADITIPAGATVFCMIGAANRDPDAFTTPDTFDIHRPDLGTTRSFTAAAQHLAFGTGLHQCVGASFARAEIETVAAILLPLLDQVRHTPGCHYQETGLYTRGPASLSLDFSPTRETVPGHE; via the coding sequence ATGACCATGGTCACCCCCCACTTCAGTGTCCTGTCCGAGGACTTCGCCGCCGACCCCTACCGGTACTTCGCCCCGTTGAGGGAGCAGGCACCGGTGCACTACGAGCCCGCGATCGACAGCTACTTCCTGTCCCGCTACCACGACGTCAAGCGGGTACTGACCGACCATCAGGCGTTCAGCACCGAGACACTGCAGGTCCGTGCCGAGCCGGTGATGCGCGGACCGGTCCTCGCCCAGATGACCGGGGCCGAGCACACCGCCAAGCGAAAGATCGTCGTCCGGAGCTTCACCGGGCAGGCCCTGCACGACCAGATGCGCGCCATCCACGCCAACGCCGCCGAGCTCATCGCCCCGTTCCTTCCCCGAGGCAGGGTGGACCTCGTCAACGACTTCGGCAGACCCCTCGCCGTCCACGTGACACTCGATGTCCTCGGCCTGGACAAGCAGGACTGGCGGCAGGTCGCCGCCTGGCACAGCGGAGTCGCCGAGTTCATCACCAGCATCACCCTCACCGCCGAACGCCGCCGCCACTGCCTGGACTGCGCCGAGCAGCTGGAGGCCTACCTCGTCCCGCTCATCGAGCAACGTCGCCACCGCCCCGGCGACGACCTCATATCGAAGCTCTGCACCGCCGAGTTCGACGGCATCACCATGGACAACCGCGAGGTCACCGCACTGGTCATCAACGTCCTGGCCGCCGCCACCGAGCCCGCCGACAAGACCCTCGCCCTACTCTTCAAGCACCTGATCGACCACCCCGAGCAGATGGCCCAGGTCCGCCAGGACCCGAACCTGCTGACCGCCGCGATCGCCGAAACACTGCGCTACACCCCACCCGTGCAGCTCATCCCCCGCCAGGTCGAGCAGGACGCCGTGTTCGCCGACATCACCATCCCCGCAGGCGCCACCGTCTTCTGCATGATCGGCGCGGCCAACCGCGACCCCGACGCCTTCACCACCCCGGACACCTTCGACATCCACCGCCCCGACCTGGGCACCACCCGCTCTTTCACCGCCGCCGCCCAACACCTCGCCTTCGGTACGGGCCTCCATCAATGCGTCGGCGCGTCCTTCGCCCGCGCCGAGATCGAGACCGTCGCCGCGATACTCCTCCCCCTCCTCGACCAGGTCCGCCACACCCCCGGCTGCCACTACCAGGAGACCGGCCTGTACACCCGCGGCCCCGCGTCCCTCTCGCTGGACTTCTCACCCACCCGCGAAACCGTCCCCGGCCACGAGTGA
- a CDS encoding PadR family transcriptional regulator: protein MVAVETGWLRGVLPLALAAVLAEGDRHGYALVQELASRGFGTIRGGALYPVLGRLETDGVVEARWEPGEGGPGRKVYRLTDTGRARLREEATSWKQFSDAMDQLLAHGMEELP, encoded by the coding sequence ATGGTCGCAGTGGAGACCGGCTGGTTGCGTGGGGTGCTGCCACTGGCGCTCGCCGCCGTGCTTGCCGAGGGCGACCGGCACGGGTATGCGCTGGTGCAGGAGTTGGCCTCCCGTGGATTCGGCACGATCCGTGGCGGCGCCCTGTATCCGGTGCTCGGACGACTCGAGACCGACGGGGTGGTGGAGGCGCGATGGGAGCCCGGTGAGGGCGGGCCGGGACGCAAGGTCTACCGGCTCACCGACACAGGGCGGGCCCGGCTACGTGAAGAGGCCACCAGCTGGAAGCAGTTCTCCGACGCGATGGATCAACTCCTCGCCCACGGTATGGAGGAGTTGCCATGA
- a CDS encoding PI-PLC domain-containing protein, which produces MLALLGTGPAAAASAADRVPGGAPSTVALPAGTRASDPAVARWGERRLDEVAFLTSHNAFTNYEDARWSSVNQAESVRAQLDNGVRGLSLDTHWYERSTWLCIISFGSDCYPSDVYLCHGDCKTFAGATYALPRQSFHGTMQTVVDFLAAHPQEVVTVFLEDYVDAEQLSRSLDRVRGLPELLFRADEWGVRGQGWPKVADLVTAGKRLLVFSDRSDREHLGVMYDKSWTVSNYWSLGDLGNDLACVSRWSDVPLDRQEPGFRRLFTMSHHRNVPTVLTAALDNGTKLRNRIAERCRPAAGGRSPNFVSVDFHRLSDGSGHTPASIVGELNALP; this is translated from the coding sequence GTGCTGGCACTCCTCGGCACCGGGCCCGCTGCGGCCGCCTCTGCCGCGGACCGGGTCCCCGGCGGAGCTCCCTCCACCGTCGCCCTCCCTGCGGGCACGCGTGCCTCCGACCCCGCGGTCGCCCGCTGGGGCGAGCGCCGGCTCGACGAAGTCGCCTTCCTGACCAGCCACAATGCATTCACCAACTACGAGGACGCACGGTGGAGTTCGGTGAATCAGGCCGAATCGGTGCGTGCTCAGCTGGACAATGGCGTCCGCGGCCTGAGTCTTGACACGCACTGGTACGAGCGGAGCACCTGGCTGTGCATCATCAGCTTCGGGAGCGACTGCTATCCCAGCGACGTGTACCTGTGCCACGGCGACTGCAAGACCTTCGCCGGCGCCACGTACGCCCTGCCGCGGCAGTCCTTCCACGGCACGATGCAGACCGTGGTGGACTTCCTCGCCGCCCACCCCCAGGAGGTGGTCACCGTCTTCCTGGAAGACTACGTCGATGCAGAGCAGCTGAGTCGGTCCCTCGACAGGGTCAGGGGACTGCCCGAGCTTCTGTTCCGGGCCGACGAGTGGGGCGTACGCGGGCAGGGATGGCCGAAGGTGGCCGATCTCGTCACCGCCGGTAAACGCCTGCTGGTCTTCTCCGACCGGTCCGACCGCGAGCACTTGGGCGTCATGTACGACAAGTCCTGGACGGTGAGCAACTACTGGAGCCTCGGGGATCTCGGCAACGACCTCGCGTGCGTCAGCCGCTGGTCCGATGTGCCCCTGGACCGCCAGGAGCCCGGTTTCCGGCGGCTGTTCACCATGAGCCACCACCGCAACGTACCCACCGTCCTCACGGCGGCGCTGGACAACGGCACCAAGCTGAGGAACCGCATCGCCGAGCGGTGCCGGCCCGCAGCCGGGGGCCGCAGTCCGAACTTCGTCTCCGTCGACTTCCACCGGCTGTCGGACGGCAGCGGCCACACGCCTGCCTCGATCGTCGGGGAACTCAACGCGCTCCCCTGA
- a CDS encoding class I SAM-dependent methyltransferase, translating into MVEHDALSTTREAYDAAAATYAQLFRDTLRDSPLDRAILGAFAEAVRASGDGQVADLGCGPGHVTAYLDELRLTAFGVDASPAMIKLARQAYPGLRFDVGSMAALDIADGVLIGLLSRWSIIHTPPRELPVILAEFHRVLTPGGHLLVGFSASDDPSHPTQAFDHTVAPAYRWWPDHLAATLRASGLVEVARMVRQPQPTDRRQFQEIQLLARKA; encoded by the coding sequence ATGGTCGAACACGATGCCCTCAGCACCACCCGCGAGGCCTACGATGCCGCTGCCGCCACCTATGCACAGCTGTTCCGCGACACACTGCGTGACAGTCCCCTGGACCGTGCGATCCTGGGTGCCTTCGCGGAGGCCGTACGTGCGAGTGGGGACGGTCAGGTCGCGGACCTCGGGTGCGGCCCGGGCCATGTCACCGCTTATCTGGACGAGCTGCGGCTGACGGCGTTCGGTGTTGATGCCTCCCCTGCGATGATCAAGTTGGCTCGGCAGGCGTATCCGGGCCTGCGGTTCGACGTGGGCTCGATGGCCGCGCTGGACATCGCTGACGGCGTGCTGATTGGCCTGCTCTCACGTTGGTCCATCATCCACACTCCACCGCGGGAACTCCCCGTCATCCTGGCGGAGTTCCATCGTGTGCTGACACCTGGCGGCCACCTTCTGGTCGGCTTCTCGGCAAGCGATGATCCGTCTCACCCGACGCAGGCTTTCGATCACACCGTCGCGCCGGCCTATCGCTGGTGGCCCGATCACCTCGCCGCGACACTGCGAGCGTCCGGGTTGGTCGAGGTAGCCCGGATGGTTCGCCAGCCCCAGCCCACCGATCGACGGCAGTTCCAGGAGATTCAGCTGCTCGCCCGCAAAGCCTAG
- a CDS encoding ATP-binding protein, with the protein MIVWLNGTHGAGKTTTSALVQQLIPDSRVFDAEKVGETLMDITPGLPRTDNFQHWPPWRPLVVDTARRVLDYTGGTLVMPMTVLVEEYWREISAGLAHHAIPVRHFVLHADQDTLRGRIAGDTVLGPDSPFRLTYLESYAEAARTWLHAEAEVVDTTHLTPAQAALQIAEAVKAEARSARG; encoded by the coding sequence GTGATTGTTTGGCTCAACGGCACCCACGGCGCAGGCAAGACGACGACCAGTGCACTCGTGCAGCAGCTGATTCCGGATTCACGGGTGTTCGACGCCGAGAAGGTCGGCGAGACACTCATGGACATCACGCCAGGGTTGCCCAGGACGGACAACTTCCAGCACTGGCCGCCGTGGCGGCCGCTCGTCGTCGACACGGCCCGCCGCGTACTCGACTACACCGGCGGCACTCTGGTGATGCCGATGACCGTCCTGGTCGAGGAGTACTGGCGCGAGATCAGCGCGGGCCTCGCCCACCATGCGATCCCGGTACGGCACTTCGTCCTCCATGCTGACCAGGACACCCTCCGCGGCCGCATCGCGGGCGACACCGTTCTCGGCCCCGACTCCCCGTTCCGGCTCACGTACCTCGAGTCCTACGCCGAGGCAGCCCGCACGTGGCTGCACGCCGAGGCCGAGGTCGTCGACACCACACACCTCACGCCCGCCCAGGCTGCCCTGCAGATCGCGGAGGCCGTCAAGGCCGAGGCTCGATCCGCCAGAGGTTGA
- a CDS encoding DUF899 domain-containing protein, translating to MTTHALPPVVDAATWEHRLEALRAREKAATRELDAVAAERRRLPMVEMPEYTLEGEDGPVRLVDVFEGKRQLIVYNHMWFAGEEWQCSGCTGLTSQYTRLGFLDNYDARFVIVTQGPIKEALAYKQRVGNRMTWYSTANSSFGADVGAPAGGGFAVNVFLRDGDTVYRTWHTNGRGTEQLSHTFPLIDVLPYGRQEEWQDSPEGWPQSPTYSGWASSEDIAALYGPGSGSGSGTGPGGG from the coding sequence ATGACCACCCATGCACTTCCACCCGTCGTCGACGCCGCAACGTGGGAGCACCGGCTTGAGGCGCTGCGTGCTCGGGAGAAGGCCGCGACGCGGGAGCTCGACGCCGTCGCCGCCGAGCGGCGTCGGCTGCCGATGGTCGAGATGCCCGAGTACACCCTGGAGGGCGAGGACGGGCCCGTTCGGCTGGTGGACGTCTTCGAGGGCAAGAGGCAACTGATCGTCTACAACCACATGTGGTTCGCCGGCGAGGAATGGCAGTGTTCGGGCTGCACCGGGTTGACCTCGCAGTACACCCGTCTGGGCTTCCTGGACAACTACGACGCGCGATTCGTCATCGTCACCCAGGGCCCGATCAAGGAGGCGCTCGCCTACAAGCAGCGGGTCGGCAACCGGATGACGTGGTACTCGACCGCCAACAGTTCGTTCGGCGCCGACGTCGGCGCACCGGCCGGCGGGGGATTCGCGGTCAACGTCTTCCTGCGCGACGGCGACACCGTCTATCGCACCTGGCACACCAACGGCCGGGGAACCGAGCAGCTCAGCCACACCTTCCCGCTGATCGACGTACTGCCGTACGGACGGCAGGAGGAATGGCAGGACTCGCCCGAGGGCTGGCCCCAGTCGCCCACGTACAGCGGGTGGGCGTCGTCCGAGGACATCGCTGCGCTCTATGGCCCGGGCTCGGGCTCGGGCTCAGGCACAGGCCCCGGCGGCGGCTGA